The region AAGGTTGGCGGATTCAAATATGGTATTACTGTAAGTGGTGCTGCAAACAAAAATAAAGTTACAAAAGTTGCAAATGCTGATGGTATAATTCATGGTGTTAGTAATGTATTATCGCAAGGAACTTCGGAAATTTCAAGAGCACAAGTTGGTTTCCCGATAGGATATTTTTACGGGTATAAAACGGCAGGGATTTTACAAAATCAACAAGAAGTGAATGCTTATGTTGGGCCATCTGGACAGCCGTATTTTAATGATCAGCGCCCTGGAGATGTTCGTTTTGTAGACTTAAATAACGACGGTGTTATCGACGAAAAAGATAAGACAATGTTAGGAGATCCGAATCCTGACTTTCAATTAGGTATCCAATTAAACTTTGAATTTAAAAATGTTTATTTAAATACTACAATGGCAGGTAAATACGGTATGCAGGTTATGCAATCTTACAGATCTTTTGCTGATATGCCTAAACAAAATTATACTTCAGATGTTTTTAACCGTTGGCATGGTGAAGGTACTTCTAATACAATGCCTCGTTTAAGTTCGGTTTCAAACAGAAACTCAAATTATATTTCTGATATATATATGCATAATGCAGATTATTTAAGAATTAATAATTTAACGGTAGGTTATAATTTTAACGAAATATTGAAAGATTTTAAATTTATCTCTAACCTTAAATTCTATGTTGCGGTAAATAACTTATACACATTTACTAAATATGATGGTATGGACCCGGAGGTGCGTTGGGCAGGAAACAATACAACTACTCCTTGGGCTTCAGGAATCGATCTTGGTTTGTATCCACAATCCAGAACAGTAATGTTTGGATTAAGTGCTGATTTTTAATATTAATACATTCAAAATGAAAAAACTAAAATATATTATAGCGATTTCAGTAATTTTTACAACCTCAAGTTGTGATGATTATTTGGATCAAGACAATATTACCGAAAAGAGTTTAGCGAGTTTTTATAAATCTCCTACGGATATAGATGAGGCGATGGCAGGTGTTTATAACGCTATCTATGCAAATGCTATAACAAGTGAAGAGCAAGTTGCGGCTAATTTGATGGACAATATGATGTTAGGAGGCGGAGGCCCCGATGACAAAGCGGCTAAGTGGGTAGATAATTTTGAAGATCCAACTGAAGATACTTATCGTGATATGTGGGTACAGTCATATAATGGAATTTCGAGAGCAAATGCTATTATAGAAAAAGTACCATTAGCTGATTTTTCTACCTATTTTAATACACCTGCAGAGGCGATAGATTTTAAAAATCAAGCATTGGGAGAAGCTTTGTTTATGAGAGCTTTCTTTTACTTTAGACTGGCTAAATTTTTTGGAGGAGTACCGCTAATAATTACCTATGATGGCGATAGACGTGCTCCAAGAGCTACTTATACAGAAACCTTTGCTCAAATTGCTTCGGATTTAAAATTAGCAATTGAAACTATGCCGGCTACCCCTTTTACAAGTATTCCTACAGCAAGATATGGGCATGCTAATAAATGGGTTGCTGAGGCTTATTTAGGGCGTGTGTTTTTGTTCTATACGGGCTATATGTCTAATATAGAAAATCAGGCAACGACAGATTTACCGCTTGTTGGAGGAGGTACTATAACAGGTACACAAGTAGCGACTTATTTAAGTGATTGTATAAACAATAGTGGTCATAAATTAGCTTCAGATTTTAGAAATCTTTGGCCTTACTCTTATTTAAATAAAGCTTCAGGAAGTAATATATTGCCGTGGGCAACAACTGAAGGTTTGGCATGGGTTGGTCAGGACGGAGCTAGTCCAACGTTTGGGACAGGAAACTTAGAGACTATGTTTGTACAAAGGTTTTCATTCGGAGACTGGGGTTGGACAAATGGTAATATTTATACTAATAGAATGACTTTGTTTAATTCGATGCGTGGAAATTCATTGGTTCCTTTTGGCGAAGGCTGGGGATGGTGTACTGTAAATCCTAAATTATACAGTGGATGGTCAGATCTTGATCCAAGAAAAAGAGGCTCTATTTTGGAAGTCGGAAGAGTTGACCAAGGAACGGGAGGTTATGCTAAAGATAAAGGTGATCATGAAACTGGTTTGTTTAATAAAAAATATGCGTCACTTCAATATGACAATGGTAAAGGTGCTAATGTAGGGATGTTTGTACAATTGTATGGCTGGACTAATGCAGATATGCAGTTAATGCATGCACAGGATTTTATTTTCATGCGTTTTGCTGATGTGTTATTAATGCATTCAGAAATTACTAAAACTGCTGACGGTATGAATGCTGTGAGATTACGAGCAAAATTAGGCCCTGTAGGATATTCTTTAGATGCAATAAAAGAAGAGCGTTTACATGAATTTGCTTTTGAAGCTTTACATTGGTTTGATCTGGTGCGTTGGGGAGATGTTAATACGGCGTTTAATGATGTTATTCAGGTTAGAAATTCTGGTGTTGACGCTAATTACAGTGCAAAATACAGACCGGAAACAAAAGGATTAGTTCCGATTCCGGAGACGGAAATGAGGCTTTTAAACGGAATTTATACTCAAAATCCAGGATGGTAATATTTAATAACTATTAATAATTAGAAAGATGAAAATTCACAATATAAAATATTTATTAATTGCTGCGTTTATGCTGGTCTTTTCCGCATGCGATCCAATCGTGGATGAGCAGCATTTATCGAATAGTACTGATGTTGCGGGGGTTAACTTAAAAGTAACCCATAGCACGCCTGGAGGTAATAAAATTACTTTGACTATGGATACACCTGGTGTTACTGGTTACTGGGATTATAATTTAGGAAAAGCCCTGACAAATGAAGCAACAATTGTTTATCCAATTCCAGGGAAATCTACATTTACTTTTGTAGGGACTTTAGGAGGTGAGTTTTTTGCGAAAACTATTGATGCTCAAATTGATAAGCTGGACACTCCTTTAGATCAGGATTGGTATGATTTAGTAAGTACTAATACAGCTACTGGAAAAACATGGGTTTTTGACGGGGCAGCGGGTACAGGTGCAGCTTATTGGTTTATGTCCCCTCCGGACAATCCGGACTCAGCAATGAGTGCATGGTGGAATGCTGGAGATTGTTGTCCGCCTCTTGATGTAGCAGGAAACATGCATTTTGATTTGAACGGTGCAGCAAATTATAATCATTACCAAACCGCTTCTGCAGCTGCAGAAAAAGGAAGTTTTGTCTTAGATGTAGCAAACAAAAAGCTATTTATTCAAAACTCAAAAATTTTAGGCTATGAAGCAGGAAACACTGCTAATGAGTATAATATTATTACGCTTACAGCAGATAAATTAGTGTTATATGTGCCAAGAAGTTTAAAAGATGCTGGTACAGGTTGGACATTTGTTTACAAACCTCAATAATATTTTGTGTTAGTTATAGTTATTTTCGAAAAAGGAAGATTCAAACATTCCTTTTTCGAATTTTCACCATTTTTATCTTGCTCGACAATACAGAGCAAAATAATAGAAAGTTTAAACTACTATGGTTAGTTTAAGTTAAGTTTATTGCCTGGATAGCCCATAATTTCGATTATGGGCTATTTTTTTTTGTTTCTAACAGAAGAACTCTAAGATGCGTTATTTCTCAGCTTAATTGTCTTCTGTATGTATCATTAATTCGCTTTTTGGGTTGTTTTAATCTTTTATTTTTTATTGAAGCCTTAATTCAGGGCTTTTATATAGTTTTTAGTCTTAATATCAGCATTTTTCTTGCTTTTCTTGCTTTTTTTTGATGTCGTTTTGGTAATCATCAAAAAAATATTTAGTTAAGAAGTACTTATGTAATATTAATTTGCCTTAAAATCCAAAATTAATCAACATCAGTCTGCTTTTACAAATACAAGACTTCTTTTGTTAAGGTGTTCTGTTGCTTATTTATTTAAATACTAAATCCTTTCACTTTAAGAGAGCGACAGGCTGAAATCTTCAAATCATTAAAAATAAAAAGACATCGAGTTTAAACTTTCTTTCTCATGTTTTTTTGGAATAAATTCAGAGACTTTAGTGACTACAGCTTCAAAAATTGTATTTAAAATTCAATTTTTACCTTTCTTCACAATGAAAATGACTTAAAAAACGGTGAGCAAAACTGCTTTTTTGTAGGTAAAACCTATGTAAAAATCTAAAAATAAGAATTTTCTTCTGTTGAAATTTTTATCAATAACGTAAAAAAACTAACCTAAAAATATCATATTCTCTGTTTGGGCTGTTTTGAAGATTTTATAGAGATTTTAGTTTTAAATGTTTGTAAAATAAGTGTTTGTGTAGCTATTTGTACTACTATCACGTTGTAGTTTTATAAATTTTGGGTATAATTTTATCAAAAAAAATTATGTAGTGTTTATTTTTAAAATTAACTTTTCTTTAGTACTACTTTTTATTTTTTTAAAATGTTATATATCAATTAATTATATTTTTTTTGATGTGTTTTTATAATATTAAAATTTTCAATTTGATGTGTTTTTGTATGGATTTTTAAATACGAAAAACAAAAATTTAGTTTTAGTATTGCATCGAATTACTAATTAATTAACCAAAATTTTTAGAAAAATGAAATTAACAAAATTACTTGTTTTTTGTATTTCATCTTTGTTATTCTCGGTTATTGCTGTGGCTCAGGATGTCACAGTAAATGGAATGATAAGCGATGAAAGTGGAATGCCTGTTCCAGGTGCGACAGTTTTATTAAAAGGAACTACTAAATCAACAGCTTCCGATTTTGATGGGAAGTTTCAGATGCAGGTACCTTCAAACGGAACTTTAACAATCACATTTATTGGTTATACTACAGTAAATGAAGCTGTAAATGGTAGAACAAAAATCTCAATTCAATTAAAACCGGAATCACAATCTTTAAATGAGGTTGTTGTGGTTGGATATGGTACTCAAAAGAAATCTGTTGTTACTGGAGCAATTTCCAGTGTAAAAGCACAAGATCTTGAAAAAGTACCAAACGGGCGTGTTGAACAAGCTTTACAAGGTAGGGTTGCCGGTGTTACTATTGCAGCTACTTCTGGACAGCCTGGTGCAGCTTCTAAGGTTCGTATAAGAGGTATAACTACTTTTAGAGAAGGTGGAAATGATCCGTTATGGGTTGTTGACGGAATTGCTATTGATGCTGGTGCAGTTGGTTTTATCAACCAATCTGATATTGAATCTATTGAGGTTCTTAAAGATGCAGCTTCGGCAGCAATTTACGGTACTCGTGCAGCAACTGGAGTTATTTTAGTGACTACTAAAAAAGGAAAATCAGGAAAAATTTCTGTGAATTATAGTGGTTTTGCAGGAGTTGCCGCTCCGGCAAAAAAATTAAACCTGTTGAATGCAAGTCAATATGCAACAATTATGAATGAAAAGTCTGTTGCAGATGGTGGCGCTATAAAATATGCAAATCCAGCGTCTTATGGTAAAGGTACAGACTGGCAGGATGCAGTTTTTAACAATTCCGCTTTTAGATATACACACGAACTAAGTTTTAGTGGTGGTGGAGAAAAATCTACTTTTTATGCTTCTTTTGGAGTTCAGGATCAGGAAGGTATCGTTGCAACGGATATTTCAAATTATACAAAGAAAAACTTCCGTTTAAATTCAACACACAAAATTTCGGACTATTTTACTTTTGGACAAACGTTTGGATATACTCATCAAAAAACAAAGGATATTGGAAATATTAATAGTGAATTTGGCGGGGTATTAAGTTCTGCAATTAACTTAGATCCTATTACTCCGATAGTTGCAGATCCTTCAGTAATCGGCTCAGGTTTTTATAACAGTCCAAATATTGTTTTGGATTCTCACGGGAATCCTTACGGTATTTCTCCTGTAGTACAACAAGAGATGACAAATCCACTAGCTTATACACAAACTAGATTGGGAGGTTATAACTGGTCTGATGATTTTGTTGGGAATGCTTACTTAGAAGCTAATATTACTAGTCACTTAAAAGTAAGATCAACACTTGGAGGTAAATTAGCGTATTGGGGCAAAGAGATGTTTACACCTGTTTTCTACCTGAATCCAAACATGAAAGCGGATAGAAACAATTATAGCCAGGACAACGAAAAAGCATTTGCATGGAATATAGAAAACACGCTTAACTATACTAATAAATTTGGAGATCACTCTATTAATGCTTTAGTAGGACAAGGTGCTTATGTAGAAAACATCGGAAAAACAATTGGTACTACATTCTATGGCTTGCCAATTACAAGTTATAAAGATGCTTCATGGAATTTTAACCTTCCACAAGATGATATGGTGAGTAGAGCAAGTGATAAAATTGAGCATAAGTTATCATCTTTATTTTTCCGTCTAAACTACGATTACAAAGAGAAATATCTATTTACAGGAATTGTTCGTCGTGACGGTTCAACAAGATTTGGAGAAAACAAGAAATTTGGAGTTTTCCCTTCATTCTCTTTAGGATGGGTAATTTCGAAAGAAGGATTCTGGACAGAAAACAATATCGTTAATACGTTAAAACTTCGTGGAGGTTATGGAGTTGTTGGTAATGATAATATTTGGGATTTTAAATATAGAGGTTTAGTTGTTGGAGGATACAATTACGCTGTTGGAAATGATGGGTCAATTACTACAGGTTACGGAAACTCTACTTTACCAAATGCAGATTTAGGATGGGAAGAAACATCACAAACTACTGTTGGTCTTGATGCTAAACTTTTTAATGATTTCACTCTTACTTTAGACTATTATAAAAAGAGAACAACAGGAATCTTAAGAGACGTTGTTATTCCTGGTTACGTTGGAGTTGTTGATGCACCAGCGGCAAATATTGCTGATATGAACAACAGTGGTTTTGAGGTTGAAGCAGGATACAAGAAAAGACTTGGTGATTTTAATTTAGGAGTGAATGCCAATTTTGCCTATTTGAAAAATGAAGTTACTTACGTAGGATCTAATACAAACTTTATCGCGGGTGATGCTAGTTTCCAATCTATGGGGCAAGTAACAAGAACTCAGGTTGGACATTCATTCAATGAATTTTACGGTTTTAAAACTGCTGGAATATTTCAAAATGAAGCAGAAGTTGAAGCTTACAAAAATGCTTCAGGCGGTTTAATTCAACCAAATGCAAGACCAGGTGATTTCCGTTGGGTAGACAATAATGGAGATGGAGCTATTACAGATGATGATAAACAATACTTAGGAACTAACATCCCTAAATATACTTTCGGATTTACTGTAAACTTAGATTACAAAAATTTCGATTTCATGGCGTTTACTCAAGGTGCTGCAGGAAGCAAAATTTTCCAGGGATTAAGAAGACTTGATATGTTAACAGCAAACTATCAAACTGAAGCTTTAGGACGTTGGGTTGGAGAAGGAACTTCAAACGATTATCCTAGATTGACTAACAACGATCCAAATAAAAACTTCAGTAACATGTCTGATTTCTACCTTGAAAACGGAAACTACTTACGTTTGAAAGTTGTGACTCTTGGATATACAATGCCAACTGGTTTATCCTCTAAAATTGGAGCAGACAGAATTCGTTTTTATGTAACTGGAGAAAATTTAATCACTTTCACAAAATATACTGGTTATGATCCAGAAATTGGAGGTCAGGTTTTCGGTGTAGATAAAGGTGTTTATCCACAAGCAAGATCTATTCTGTTAGGAGCTAACGTTCAATTTTAAAAATTAAAAGAATTATGAAAACTATAAAATTTAAATATATATACTTTGCCGTAGCATTGGCAGCCTTAGCAGGAGCTTGTTCTGAAGATTTTGTGAGCATTGATCCAAAAGGACAATTCGATTCAAGTACCTACTTTTCTAACGAACAACAATGTTATGCAGCCTTAATTGGAGTTTATGATCCATTAAGAAAAAATACTGGTGGTTTCGAAAACCTGGTTGCTATGCTAAATGCGGGTTCAGATGATTTTTATGCCGGGGGTGGTAGCGCAACAGATGGAAACGGAATCCAGAACTTTTCTAAACACTCTCTTTCATCAATTAGTATTCCAAGTAGTTACTGGGATGATCATTATCAGGGTGTTTCAAGAGCAAACATGTTAATCTCAAAGCTTCCGGCAGCAACAATGGGCGAGGATGTAAGAGCGAGATTTACTGCAGAAGCAAAAGCACTAAGAGCATTTTACTATTTCAATCTAGTTAGAATGTTTAAAAATATTCCATTGGTTTTAGTTCCTTTAAACACTCAGACTATCTATGATCCGGAACAAGTTACACCAGAGGTAATTTATGCACAAATCGAAAAAGATTTATTAGAAGCTATTCCAAATTTACCTAATACTGTTGATGCAAAGACAGAGTCTGGAAGATTTAACAAAGGAACAGCTCAGGCAATTCTTGGAAAAGTTTATTTGTTTGAAAACAAAAAGACTGAAGCTGCAGCTGTTTTGGCTGAAGTAAATGGTACACCGGGAGCAACAAATCAATACGGAAATAAATTACTTACTAAGTTTAGTGATTTATGGGTAACATCAAATAAGTTTAATGCAGAATCTATATTAGAAGTATCTCATAGTAGTGCGGGTAATTCTGATTGGGGTTTCTGGGGACAAGGTAAAGACGAAGGAAACTCTTTAAACGTTATGGTTGGACCAAGAGGTTATTCAAGACCTGACGGTTCTGATGCACCAGATCTTCCTGCAGGTTGGGCCTTTAACGTGGCAACTCAGAAATTATATGATGCTATGAAAACAGATCCAAGATTTGAAGCTACTATTTTTGATTTGAAAGCTTTAAAAGCAGCTGGTAAAGCAGATTATATCCCAGCTTATCAGGACACAGGTTACTTCCTGAATAAATATCTTCCTAGACAATCAGATGTAAGAACTGGAGGAGGAGCTGCTGAGTTGAACTACAAGCAAAACTCTTATGTAATCAGACTTGCAGATACGTACTTAATGGAAGCAGAAGCTTTAGGATCTGGAGCAAGAGCGCAGGCTTTACTGGATGCAGTTAGAGCAAGAGTTGGACTGCCATCTGTTCCTGTGACATTAGCTGCTATCAAAAATGAGCGCAGAATGGAATTGGCTGGAGAAGGACACAGATTCTTTGACTTAGTTAGATGGGGAGATGCAGCAGCAGCACTATCAGACAGAGGTTTTGACGCTGGTACAGATGAGATTTTCCCAATTCCTTTCAAGGAGTTAAATGGTACTAAATTGAAACAAAATCCTAATTATCAATAGTAGTCTCTAACTAATAAACCAAAAACAAAATGAACCTAAATATAAATTTAAGAAAGAGTGTATACCTAATGCTAGTTTTAGCATTAGGTACACTAAATAGCTGTGATGACAGTGTTGATACAAATCCGCTTACGGCTACCGATGTTGATGCTTCGTTTACTATAACGCCGGTTGAAGGAGCAATGAATACCTATCTTCTAACCGCTCAGACAAAAGGAGTTATCTTATCAAAATGGGATACTGGAGACGGAGCTTCAGTTGGAAAAATGAATCAGGTAATTTCTTTACCGGATGCTGGTACTTACACTATTACGCATACTGCTATTGGAGCAGGTGTTGCAACCGGAACTGCTTCTAAACAAATTATTGTAGAAAAAACAGACCCAGCTAAAGGAAACTTAGTGCAGGGAGGAACTTTTGCTACAGCTGCAGATCAGGCTAAATGGACAAATGCAAAACTAAGTCCATCAGGTGCAGCTTTTTGGTCTTTCGGTGCTAATGGTGCTACAATTTATTCACCGGGAGGATGGGCTCAGGAAGGTATTTATCAGGCTATCGAAGTTGTAAAAGATAGAGAATATACAGTTGATATGACAGTTTCTTGTCCTAGTGGTTTAAAAGAAACTTTTTTTGAAGTATATGCCGGAACATCAGTGCCAAAACCAGGTGTTGAGTACAAAGATAACTTAGTGATGGGTATAGGTACTTGGGATGGTTGTGGATTATCTAAGTTTTCAGGAAGATTATCTGGAGTTGGATGCAAGAAAAACGCTGTAACTAACACCGTTTCTAATGTTGTTAAATTCGCTCAAAGCGGAACAATCTATCTTTTAATCAGATCCGGAAGCAACGCTACGGGTAATGAACCAATTACTGTTACAAAGGTTGAATTTAGAGGAAAATAAAGAGTTAAGTTAAGTTTAAGTTTAAGTTTGGTTGTAAAATAGCCCGTAATCATTATGAGTATGGGCTATTTTTAAATTCTTTAAAAGGATTAGAATCAGGTTTAGATTTCTCCAGAACTTCAATTAAAACAAAAATAATTGGGAGCAAATGAAAAAAAATAGTCTAAAAATTTTATGCCTTTTGTTTGCTGCTGCGGCTTTTGCGCAACAGCCAAAAACAAAAAAAGAATTTACAACCAATGGTAAAAAAGTAACCGTTTATACTACAGCAGAGAACTCAAAGTTAAGATTGACATCAACAGATAATTTGACTTTTTCTGCAGCAAAACAACCTCTGGAAACTGAAACATCTGTATTTGTAGAACCAGCTAAAAAGTTTCAGACTTTTATGGGAATTGGTGGCGCTATTACTGATGCAAGTGCCGAAATATTTGCCAAACTTTCAAAAGAAAAACAAGCAGAATTCTTAAATGCTTATTACGATCAGCAAAAAGGGATTGGTTATTCTTTGCTAAGAACAACAATTCAAAGTTCTGATTTTAGCAGTGGAAGCTATTCTTATATCGAAGAAGGCGACAAGGATCTAAAAACTTTTTCTATTGATCATGACAGACAATATAGAATTCCTTTAATAAAACAGGCAATTCAAAAAGCGGGAGGAAAACTAACTACTTATGTAGCACCGTGGTCACCAAATGCTTTCATGAAAAGCAATAAAAATGTATTGAAAGGAGGAACATTACTTCCTGAATATTATCAAACCTGGGCAAACTTTTATGTGAAGTTTATCAAAGCATACGAAAAAGAAGGAATTCCAATTTGGGGAACTTCTACTCAAAATGAACCAATGGCAGTGCAGACTTGGGAATCTTGTATTTACACAGCCGAAGCAGAAAGAGATTTTATTAAAAATTATCTTGGACCGACTTTGAAAAAAGAAAATCTGGGAGATAAAAAAATCATCGTTTGGGATCATAACCGTGATTTAATGAATTACCGTGCTAATGTAATTTACTCTGATCCTGAAGCATCAAAATATGTTTGGGGAATGGGATTTCACTGGTACGAAACATGGTCTGGTGGAGCGCCGATGTTTGATAATGTTGCCAAAGTAAATGAAGCTTATCCAAACAAAAAACTAATGTTTACAGAAGGATGTATCGAAAAATTTGATGCATCAAAATATCAATTCTGGGGCAATGCAGAACGTTACGGAATCAATATGATTAATGATTTTAACAACGGAACTGTGGCCTGGACAGACTGGAATATTTTACTAGACCAAAAAGGAGGACCTAATCATGTTGGAAACTTTTGTTTTGCACCAATTCATGCAGATACAACAACAGGCGAGTTAATTTACACTCCATCTTATTATTACATTGGACATTTCTCAAAATTCATTCGTTTGAATGCAGTAAGAGTAAGTACAGCAACAAGCCGAAGCGCATTATTAAGTACATCATTTTTAAATACTGACGGAACAATGGCAACTATCGTCATGAATCAGTCAGCAAATGAACTTACCTATAATTTGATTATTGGAGCTGAAAAAGCGGTCGTTAAAATTCCGCCAAGAGCCATACAAACACTTGTTTATTAATATTTTGTAGTAAAGTAGAGAAGAGGACTAAATTGAATCATCCAAATTAGTCTTCTCTTACTTTTAATTTTAAACAATATGAAAGTAACAAAAGTATTTTTATCAGCCTTTATCATAATACAATCAAGCTGTTTTGTCTCAAAGATAACAGCTCAAAACACCAGTGCTTCATCACAAAAAAACAATAAAATAAAGGTTTTTACTACTGCCGAAAATTCCACTTTGAAATTATCATTATCCAATGATTTAATTTTGAAAAACAACACTACACAACAAAAAAATCCAACAGTATCTATTATTGTAAATACTGAAAAAACAGATCAGACCTTTATTGGAATTGGAGGTGCAATTACAGATGCAAGTGCAGAAGTTTTTGCCAAATTATCTCCTAAAAAGCAGCAGGAATTTCTAAATGCTTATTACGATAAAAACAAAGGAATTGGTTACACTCTAGCAAGAACAAATATTCACAGCTGTGATTTCAGCAGTGACAGTTATACTTATATTTCAGAAGGTGATAAAGAGTTAAAGACTTTTAATATTGATCACGATCGAAAATATAGAATCCCATTGATTAAAAAAGCAATTGAAACAGCCGGCGGAAAACTAACCTTATTTGTCAGTCCATGGAGTCCCCCAGCTTTTATGAAAGATAATAATGATATTTTACACGGCGGCGTTTTGTTGCCTGAGTTTGCCTCTTCATGGGCTCTATATTATGCTAAATTTATTAAGGCTTATGAGAAAGAAGGAATTCCGGTTTGGGGATTAACGATTCAGAATGAGCCAATGGCAAAACAAAGATGGGAATCTTGTATCTACACTCCTGAAGCGGAGAGAGATTTTCTTAAAAATCATTTAGGGCCAACTTTAGAAAAAGAAGGATTAGGTTCTAAAAAAATTATTATCTGGGATCATAACAGAGGAGACATGTTAGAGAAACGTGCTAATCTGGTTTTCTCAGATCCGGAAGTTTCAAAATATGCATGGGGAATTGGATTTCACTGGTATGAAACCTGGAACGGCGGGCCTCCACAATTTGAATCTGTAGCAAAAGTACACGAATCTTTTCCAAACAAAAATCTAATATTTACAGAAGGCTGTATTGAAAAATTTGATGCATCAAAGTATCAATTTTGGGGAAATGCAGAACGTTATGGACTCAATATGCTTAATGATTTCAATAATGGAACTGTGGCCTGGACAGACTGGAATATTCTTTTAGATCAAAATAGAGGTCCTAATCATGTTGGTAATTTCTGTTTTGCACCCATTCATGCCGATACTACAAAAGATGAATTAATCTATACTCCGATGTATTATTATATTGGACATTTCTCCAAATTTATCAGGCCAAATGCTAAAAGAGTTTTAGAAACAGTAAGTGATAAATCGTTATTAAGTACTTCTTTTAAAAATTCTGACGGACAATTGATTACTATCGTGATGAACCAATCTGATAAAGAGATTGTTTATTCTTTGGAAAATCAAAAATCAAAAAAAATCATTACTATTCCCGCACATGCGATACAAACTATAGTGTACTAAACATGCGTAATTAACCTTAAAACCAAAGCAATGAAATTGAATATTAAAAATACTATAAAAGCATTTTTCTTTATGACAGCCGTACTGGCTCAGGTAAAATGTTCTTCTTCCAACGATGTTGTTGAGAATCCGCCAGTAGTAAACCCACCTGTGGTAAATCCGCCGGTGA is a window of Flavobacterium crocinum DNA encoding:
- a CDS encoding glycoside hydrolase family 30 protein → MKKNSLKILCLLFAAAAFAQQPKTKKEFTTNGKKVTVYTTAENSKLRLTSTDNLTFSAAKQPLETETSVFVEPAKKFQTFMGIGGAITDASAEIFAKLSKEKQAEFLNAYYDQQKGIGYSLLRTTIQSSDFSSGSYSYIEEGDKDLKTFSIDHDRQYRIPLIKQAIQKAGGKLTTYVAPWSPNAFMKSNKNVLKGGTLLPEYYQTWANFYVKFIKAYEKEGIPIWGTSTQNEPMAVQTWESCIYTAEAERDFIKNYLGPTLKKENLGDKKIIVWDHNRDLMNYRANVIYSDPEASKYVWGMGFHWYETWSGGAPMFDNVAKVNEAYPNKKLMFTEGCIEKFDASKYQFWGNAERYGINMINDFNNGTVAWTDWNILLDQKGGPNHVGNFCFAPIHADTTTGELIYTPSYYYIGHFSKFIRLNAVRVSTATSRSALLSTSFLNTDGTMATIVMNQSANELTYNLIIGAEKAVVKIPPRAIQTLVY
- a CDS encoding glycoside hydrolase family 30 protein, whose protein sequence is MKVTKVFLSAFIIIQSSCFVSKITAQNTSASSQKNNKIKVFTTAENSTLKLSLSNDLILKNNTTQQKNPTVSIIVNTEKTDQTFIGIGGAITDASAEVFAKLSPKKQQEFLNAYYDKNKGIGYTLARTNIHSCDFSSDSYTYISEGDKELKTFNIDHDRKYRIPLIKKAIETAGGKLTLFVSPWSPPAFMKDNNDILHGGVLLPEFASSWALYYAKFIKAYEKEGIPVWGLTIQNEPMAKQRWESCIYTPEAERDFLKNHLGPTLEKEGLGSKKIIIWDHNRGDMLEKRANLVFSDPEVSKYAWGIGFHWYETWNGGPPQFESVAKVHESFPNKNLIFTEGCIEKFDASKYQFWGNAERYGLNMLNDFNNGTVAWTDWNILLDQNRGPNHVGNFCFAPIHADTTKDELIYTPMYYYIGHFSKFIRPNAKRVLETVSDKSLLSTSFKNSDGQLITIVMNQSDKEIVYSLENQKSKKIITIPAHAIQTIVY